In Leptolyngbya sp. NIES-2104, the genomic window TGCTCCTACCGAATCGGGAATTTATAGTGATCATCTGCGGAGACATTGGACACAATTACAGCAGAGGATGGATATTGCGATCGCGTTCAAGCAAGTGATTTGCTCTAGTAAGCCTGTTGCGCTCGATCCGTTCCAAGCCTTTAAGCTCGAAAGTATGGGATTAGTTCATTTACAGGGAAATGCAGCGATTCCGCGATGTGAATTGTATCGGTTGTATTTTGTCGATCGACTTTAACCAAATCGTTTCCACTGGCTCGGAGGAGGTGTCAAAAACTCATATGTTCCCGCTGATGTTTCGATCGCTGTGATCACAATGTCAAACGATAACGACACTCGCAGTTCCTCAGTTTCATTCATCGTAACGGCATGACGCTGCTTTGCTGGAAAAATTACTAATCGACCCTCAATCGGTGGATAAGCGGCATAAAGCTGATTGAGATAGTTATCAGCATCAACAATATCTGTATTCTCGCTTCCCAACCCCGGACAGACCTCATTCACCCGCGCATCATTAAAAAACACTAAAGTTCCTGGATCGCCCATCTCATCGGTTGGAACTTGAATGTAATAAACTGCGCTGATATGAGCCGTATTGTGAGAATGAGCGCCAACCTCTTCTTCGGTGCGAGAAAGAATTGACCAAGCCCGTTGAATGTACAAATCAACTTTGCTCAAATCAACGCCAATGTCTTGTAAATAAATTAAAACATGCCGCTCCACTTGTTCTACAATCCAAGCGAAATCTGGATGAGTATGAATCTGATTCACCCCGTGAATATCGCCCGTCCAAGCCATTCCAGGATGGTTTCGAGATTCAGTCACTTCGCTCTCTAGCTTCAGAACTGCTTCTGTCAAACTTTGTCGATGTTTCTCGGCATCTGGCAAGTCTTCATAGTAAATCGCTAAGGGAAACCAAGTCTCGATCGGCATTTCTCTATCTCTTAATCTGTGCGATCGAGTTTATCAGTTCGCCAAGCGAGTAAGATAAGAAATCATCTTTTGCGGCAGCATGAGCCACCTTTATCAAGTCGGCGGCAATTTACCGATCGATGCTCCCACTTATGTCAAAAGAAACGCCGATCGTACGCTTTACGAGCATCTCAGAAACGGCGATTTCTGCTATGTACTCAATTCCCGCCAAATGGGAAAATCGAGCTTGCGAGTTCAAACGATGCACAGGTTACAGAGCGAAAATATTGCTTGTGCAGTGATTGATTTGACAACGATCGGCATCGAGCAAATTAGCTCAGAACAATGGTATGCCAGTTTGATCGGCAGTTTAGCGAATCGATTCAAACTAGAATTTAATTTAGTGAACTGGTGGAAAGATCGACAAATTCTAACTCCTGTTCAACGCTGGAGCAGCTTTCTAGAAGAGATTTTGCTAAAGCAAATCAATCAGCAAATTGTTATTTTCATTGATGAAATTGATAGTGTTCTCAGTCTTCCTTTTCCGGTTGAAGATTTTTTTGCCTCGATTCGCGCTTGTTACAACCAACGAGTTGAGAATGCAGATTACGATCGATTAACCTTCGCGCTGTTAGGAGTCGCCTCGCCTTCTCATTTAATGCAGGATAAACAGCGAACTCCGTTTAACATTGGTTATGCGATCGAGCTTTCCGGCTTTCAATTACACGAAGTTGATGTTCTCGCTCAAGGTTTACCCGTTGCTAATCCAGCGATAGTGATCAAAGAAATCTTGTATTGGACGGGCGGACAGCCTTTTTTGACTCAGAAGCTTTGTCGATTGGTTGAGCAAACAGGTGATGATATTGAAAGAATTGTGCGATCGCGCATCCTAGAGCAATGGGAATTTCAAGATGAACCAACGCATTTAAAAACGATTCGCGATCGCCTACTCAATAAACGCACTGGAAGACTACTCGGACTTTACCAAAAGGCACTCACACATACACTCAAAATAGACGGTAGCCTTGATCAAATTGAACTGAGACTATCTGGATTAGTCGTGGAACGTCAGGGCTATCTCGCCGTTTATAATTCGATTTATGCGGCAGTATTCAACCTTGAATGGACTGAGCAAATTTTAGCGAGTATTTGCCCCTATTCTGATGCGCTGAATGCTTGGATGGCATCAGGGCAAGACGAATCTTGGTTGTTGAGAAAACAGGCATTACAAGAGGCTCTGGCTTGGGCAACTGGGAAAAGTTTAAGCGATCGAGATTATTGGTTCCTTGATGCCAGCCGCGAACTTGAAACCCGCGAAGTTCAAAGCGCTCTGGAAGCTGAACAAAAAGCCAATCAAATTCTGACTGAGGCACGACAAGAAGCGGAAGCCGAAGAGCGAAAAGCCAATCAGCGACTGGCAAAAACTCAATGGAAAGCGCGTTGGGTATCGCGAATCGGGTTTGGCATGTTAGCGCTGATATCGATCGCTGCGATTACCGTTAGCCTCGAAGCTCGAAATATTCTCCGCAATGCTGAAATTGCTCGAAGGTCGGTTGAAATTGAGAGTTTTAATGCTGCGGCACAACTGCGATCGCTCAAAAACGATCAGCTAAATGGACTTCTCGAAAGTGTTAAAGCTGTTCAAAGCTTTTCAAACCTACCACCCGATGCACAGTCTAAATTACTTTTGGAAACTAGCAATACATTACAGCAATCGATCTATAGCATTCACGAATGGAATCGCTTACAAGAACATCAAGATAAAGTGAATGGCGTTGCTTTTAGTCGAGATGGAAAACGAATTGCAACTGCAAGCGATGATACCACTGTGAAGCTTTGGACGGTTGAAGGGGAATTGCTCAAAACACTGTCATGTGAGCAGGATAAGCGCTGTAGTGCATTTACTAGCGTTGCGTTCACGGAAGACGATCGCTTATTAGCCACAAGCCAAAACGGTAAGATTTACGTCTGGAATCAAGCAGGCGAACTGATTAAAACACTATCAGGACATACTCAGGGAATTGAAAACGTCACAGTTGGGAAGAGTGCAATTGCATCCGCAAGCTGGGATAATACGATTCGACTTTGGAACTTGAACGGCGATCCAATTAAAACTCCTTCTCTCAGGCATAAAGGAGCCGTTTACACGGTTAGCTTTAGCCCGAATGGACAATCATTTGCTTCGGCAGGTGAACATGGAGATATCAAGCTTTGGACAGTCCAAGGTAAATTACTGAAACAATGGAAAGCCCATGATACTCAAATTAATAGCTTAAGCTTCTCCGGTGAACTATTAGCTTCAGCAAGTGGTGATGGTTCTGTAAAGCTTTGGAAAGATGGAACTTTAATTAGAACCTTGAGTAGTCGAAATGGACAGGTTTACAGTGTGAGTTTCAGCCCGGATGGACAAACGATCGCATCTGCACACCAAGACGGAACGATTAAACAATGGCGTGTATCTGATGGGCGCGAAATCAATGTTTTTACAGGTCATAAAGGTGCGGTTTACAGTGTGAGTTTTAGCCCGGATGGTAAAGTTTTAGCATCATCGAGCTATGACAATACTGTAAAGCTTTGGAAATTGGAGAATCCACTGCGCCGAGTCTTGCGGGGACATACTGCTGAGGTGAACAGTATTCGGTTTAGTCCGAATGGTCAACGGCTTGTAAGTGCAAGTCAGGATGGAAGTATTAAACTTTGGGATGTGAACGGACGATTTTTAAGCACGATCGCTTCTCATCCCAACTGGTTTCAAAGCGCAGTCTTTAGCCCAAATGGTTCGATGATTGCAACAGCCAGCCGCGATCGCACAATCAAACTTTGGAAACCTGACGGAACTTTGCTAAAAACGCTG contains:
- a CDS encoding TIGR02466 family protein, which translates into the protein MPIETWFPLAIYYEDLPDAEKHRQSLTEAVLKLESEVTESRNHPGMAWTGDIHGVNQIHTHPDFAWIVEQVERHVLIYLQDIGVDLSKVDLYIQRAWSILSRTEEEVGAHSHNTAHISAVYYIQVPTDEMGDPGTLVFFNDARVNEVCPGLGSENTDIVDADNYLNQLYAAYPPIEGRLVIFPAKQRHAVTMNETEELRVSLSFDIVITAIETSAGTYEFLTPPPSQWKRFG
- a CDS encoding AAA-like domain-containing protein, translating into MSHLYQVGGNLPIDAPTYVKRNADRTLYEHLRNGDFCYVLNSRQMGKSSLRVQTMHRLQSENIACAVIDLTTIGIEQISSEQWYASLIGSLANRFKLEFNLVNWWKDRQILTPVQRWSSFLEEILLKQINQQIVIFIDEIDSVLSLPFPVEDFFASIRACYNQRVENADYDRLTFALLGVASPSHLMQDKQRTPFNIGYAIELSGFQLHEVDVLAQGLPVANPAIVIKEILYWTGGQPFLTQKLCRLVEQTGDDIERIVRSRILEQWEFQDEPTHLKTIRDRLLNKRTGRLLGLYQKALTHTLKIDGSLDQIELRLSGLVVERQGYLAVYNSIYAAVFNLEWTEQILASICPYSDALNAWMASGQDESWLLRKQALQEALAWATGKSLSDRDYWFLDASRELETREVQSALEAEQKANQILTEARQEAEAEERKANQRLAKTQWKARWVSRIGFGMLALISIAAITVSLEARNILRNAEIARRSVEIESFNAAAQLRSLKNDQLNGLLESVKAVQSFSNLPPDAQSKLLLETSNTLQQSIYSIHEWNRLQEHQDKVNGVAFSRDGKRIATASDDTTVKLWTVEGELLKTLSCEQDKRCSAFTSVAFTEDDRLLATSQNGKIYVWNQAGELIKTLSGHTQGIENVTVGKSAIASASWDNTIRLWNLNGDPIKTPSLRHKGAVYTVSFSPNGQSFASAGEHGDIKLWTVQGKLLKQWKAHDTQINSLSFSGELLASASGDGSVKLWKDGTLIRTLSSRNGQVYSVSFSPDGQTIASAHQDGTIKQWRVSDGREINVFTGHKGAVYSVSFSPDGKVLASSSYDNTVKLWKLENPLRRVLRGHTAEVNSIRFSPNGQRLVSASQDGSIKLWDVNGRFLSTIASHPNWFQSAVFSPNGSMIATASRDRTIKLWKPDGTLLKTLSGHTGRVYNIAFSPDGQTVLSASYDSSIRLWNLQGTVLTTLRGHSGRIYSAEFSPDGNTIVSAGGDETVRLWDRQGKHLQQMNAHSGRVYNAEISPDSQVIVSGGNDGVLRFWNFQGKEAIAAKSDGGSIYSIAISSDSQTIASGHQDGTIRLWDRKGNLLRTLRGHTGIVEGLSFSPNSDQFLASASRDKTIILWQWRSSLDQLLTQSCDWLQNYLKNNSTVKERDRTVCQNSGEPLPRSY